One Sphingomonas sp. SUN039 genomic window carries:
- a CDS encoding cytochrome P450 translates to MIENDVPATAITDPALFADDTKLHGMLARLRRSDPFPYVKAEGHSPFWLATRHATITAIELDPKRFISAPRQALFSLAHIEKSRALAGDKPPAERMRNVTGMDGEDHRVYRAIAQSHFMSKALNAIRDDIDAIACEFVGRMVAKGDTCDFAGDIALGYPLRVIMSILGVAPEDEALMLRFTQQLLTSQDPEFNDAEANPLKAMSEMFLYFQPIIADRRAKPRDDIASVIANAKVDGAYLADRDVFGYFLIIATAGHDTTSYSLTGGLLALLENPEQLGKLRADPALLPTAIDEFIRWTSPVKHFTRTCTEDCIIDGKQIRKDDIVVLSYPSANRDEAIFDDPFVFRVDRKPNRHLAFGTGPHLCLGQHLAKMELSAFLREFLTRIDHLELAGEPRRVQSTFVGGVKRLPIRYRFR, encoded by the coding sequence ATGATCGAAAACGACGTTCCCGCAACGGCCATCACCGATCCGGCGCTGTTTGCCGACGACACCAAGCTGCACGGGATGCTCGCGCGGCTGCGCCGGAGCGACCCGTTTCCCTATGTCAAGGCCGAGGGCCATTCGCCGTTCTGGCTGGCGACGCGCCATGCCACGATCACTGCAATCGAACTCGATCCAAAACGCTTTATCAGCGCCCCGCGACAGGCGCTGTTCTCGCTAGCCCATATCGAGAAGAGCCGCGCGCTTGCAGGCGACAAGCCGCCCGCTGAGCGTATGCGAAATGTGACGGGCATGGATGGCGAGGACCATCGCGTCTACCGCGCAATCGCGCAATCGCATTTCATGTCGAAAGCGCTGAACGCCATCCGCGACGACATCGACGCGATAGCTTGCGAGTTCGTCGGTCGTATGGTTGCCAAGGGTGACACGTGCGATTTTGCGGGCGATATCGCGCTCGGCTATCCGCTGCGCGTTATCATGAGCATCCTGGGCGTCGCGCCCGAAGACGAGGCGCTGATGCTGCGCTTTACCCAACAATTGTTGACCAGCCAGGATCCTGAATTCAACGATGCCGAGGCAAACCCGCTCAAGGCGATGAGTGAGATGTTCTTATACTTCCAGCCGATCATCGCCGACCGCCGCGCCAAGCCGCGCGATGATATCGCCAGCGTCATCGCGAATGCGAAGGTCGACGGCGCTTATCTCGCTGACCGCGACGTCTTTGGCTATTTCCTGATCATAGCCACCGCAGGCCATGACACCACCAGTTACAGCCTGACCGGGGGCCTACTCGCGCTGCTCGAAAACCCCGAACAGCTCGGGAAGCTGCGCGCCGATCCTGCGTTGCTGCCGACGGCGATCGACGAGTTCATCCGCTGGACATCACCGGTCAAGCATTTCACCCGCACTTGCACCGAAGACTGCATCATCGACGGCAAGCAGATCCGCAAAGATGATATCGTGGTCCTGTCCTACCCCTCGGCCAACCGCGACGAAGCGATCTTCGACGATCCGTTCGTGTTCCGCGTCGACCGCAAGCCCAACCGCCACCTGGCCTTCGGTACCGGCCCGCATCTCTGCCTCGGCCAGCATCTGGCAAAGATGGAACTTTCCGCGTTCCTGCGCGAATTCCTCACTCGTATCGATCACCTCGAACTCGCGGGCGAACCGCGCCGTGTTCAATCTACCTTTGTCGGTGGTGTGAAGCGCCTGCCGATCCGTTACCGCTTTCGCTGA
- a CDS encoding TonB-dependent receptor, translated as MSRGKNFARHTLPRRVANRGVIMRRIEFKRSLGLGVALAGIWIPQAQAQAQSTKPDAAETVSTNDIIVTARRKEETLQDVPMTVTAVTDQKLKDLNLFNGSDLTAVVPGLTFSARTPGTTPVLALRGAARGEAGGRLDPTVQTYLNEAPVSDVMVYQALYDIGQVEVLRGPQGTLRGRPSSSGAITFTTKRPDLSRITGYVSLAASTLNQLRGEGAISVPIVEGKLAVRLAGILDRNENDGIRSLFLGRKPYQELNSWRASVRFQPVEELDINILYQDFSSKRGTLYQVAGTGYRGPSTPVNPVAQRLAANFNGPAISAFDRLSVSDSMAVREEYHQNLIGQVSLDLGTHRIVYVGEYNKTRNINSGGTNTGHFYPIPQPDPEPRQLDGRSELVTQELRFETTGATFWDYGVGLYYERTKSENIVDARVFFLAGTYGNPRAPSLNAFNYNYSLTLKGVFPVSWENKAIYANSTFHITPKTDLFVGARYVDYTQSSDQTGTLTQGLSATGAPVAQCAFIPQQGAGPAFASTFIPGQCDLPIAGRTLYTSNPIVGKEHAWVYNASLTHRFTDDITAYASFGHSWRPSTNNLNLQSTDPRITQFAVTKSETSNNFEAGLKMSFLDRKLSVNLAGFYQDYKGFLFSSIGVPYINNTGTALAVATATSLSTNADGKVKGFDIELAYRPSRQFSISGNLNYARGRLSNALVPCNDSNGDGIADSGVATVASFGTEAVRYCRSSAALAYQSDWNASMQAEYNAPVSSYTDGYIRTLVSYTPKNDFAPGPSGFSTEGYGLINLFLGLRSHDGKWDIGAYARNLTNVQKLVAQGVSEIATPSEAQSATALGVASSTGYRSVALTPRREFGATFRFNW; from the coding sequence ATGAGCAGGGGCAAGAACTTCGCTCGCCACACGCTGCCACGACGTGTGGCAAATAGGGGAGTGATTATGCGCCGGATTGAATTCAAAAGGTCGCTTGGTCTGGGTGTCGCGCTTGCCGGGATTTGGATTCCGCAAGCTCAGGCCCAGGCGCAGTCAACCAAACCTGACGCCGCCGAGACAGTCAGTACGAACGACATCATCGTCACCGCGCGGCGCAAGGAGGAAACACTTCAGGACGTGCCGATGACGGTAACCGCCGTCACTGACCAGAAGCTGAAGGATTTGAACCTGTTCAACGGTTCCGATTTGACGGCGGTGGTTCCGGGCCTGACTTTTTCGGCACGCACACCCGGGACAACCCCAGTGCTCGCGCTTCGTGGCGCGGCGAGAGGCGAGGCTGGCGGCCGCCTCGATCCCACCGTTCAGACCTATCTGAACGAAGCGCCCGTCAGCGACGTCATGGTCTATCAGGCACTTTACGATATCGGTCAGGTCGAAGTGCTGCGCGGGCCGCAGGGCACGTTGCGCGGGCGTCCGTCGTCGTCGGGCGCCATCACCTTTACCACCAAACGGCCCGACCTTTCGCGGATCACCGGTTATGTGTCGCTGGCGGCATCCACTCTTAACCAGCTGCGCGGCGAGGGGGCCATCAGCGTCCCTATCGTCGAGGGTAAGCTAGCAGTTCGACTGGCGGGCATTCTCGATCGAAACGAAAATGACGGCATCCGCAGCCTCTTCCTCGGTCGCAAACCCTATCAGGAATTAAACAGCTGGCGCGCGTCGGTCCGGTTCCAGCCCGTCGAAGAGCTGGACATAAATATCCTGTATCAGGACTTTTCGTCCAAACGCGGCACCTTGTATCAGGTTGCGGGGACCGGCTACCGAGGGCCGAGCACCCCCGTCAACCCAGTGGCACAGCGGCTGGCCGCGAATTTTAATGGCCCCGCGATCAGCGCGTTCGACCGGTTGTCGGTGAGCGATTCGATGGCCGTCCGCGAAGAATATCATCAGAACTTGATCGGCCAGGTCAGCCTCGATCTGGGCACACACCGAATTGTCTATGTCGGCGAGTATAACAAGACCCGCAACATCAATTCTGGCGGTACCAACACCGGCCATTTCTATCCGATACCCCAGCCCGATCCCGAGCCGAGGCAACTCGATGGGCGTTCGGAACTGGTCACACAGGAACTCCGCTTTGAGACGACAGGCGCGACATTCTGGGATTATGGTGTCGGTCTTTATTATGAGAGGACCAAGTCGGAAAACATCGTCGACGCACGCGTTTTCTTCCTTGCGGGAACCTATGGCAATCCCCGAGCGCCCAGCCTCAATGCGTTCAATTACAATTACAGCCTGACGCTAAAGGGAGTTTTCCCTGTAAGCTGGGAAAACAAGGCGATTTACGCCAACTCCACCTTCCACATCACACCAAAAACCGACCTTTTTGTTGGCGCGCGCTACGTTGATTACACCCAGAGCAGCGACCAGACCGGTACGCTGACGCAGGGCCTTTCGGCAACCGGGGCGCCGGTGGCGCAATGCGCCTTTATTCCCCAGCAAGGCGCAGGACCGGCGTTTGCCTCAACGTTCATTCCGGGACAATGCGATTTGCCGATCGCGGGACGGACACTCTACACGTCAAACCCGATCGTCGGCAAAGAACATGCGTGGGTGTACAACGCTTCACTGACCCACCGGTTTACCGACGATATTACGGCCTATGCCAGCTTCGGGCACAGCTGGCGCCCGAGCACCAACAATTTGAACCTGCAATCGACCGACCCGCGCATCACGCAGTTCGCGGTAACAAAGTCGGAAACATCGAACAATTTCGAGGCGGGATTGAAGATGTCCTTCCTCGATCGCAAACTATCGGTCAACCTGGCGGGCTTTTATCAGGACTACAAAGGCTTTCTGTTTTCCTCGATCGGAGTGCCCTATATCAACAACACCGGGACGGCGCTGGCCGTTGCCACGGCGACCTCTTTGTCGACGAATGCCGACGGTAAAGTCAAAGGGTTCGACATCGAATTGGCCTACCGGCCGTCACGCCAGTTTTCGATTTCCGGCAATTTGAACTATGCTCGCGGGCGACTGTCAAACGCGCTGGTACCCTGTAACGATTCGAACGGTGATGGTATCGCGGACAGCGGTGTTGCCACCGTTGCGAGCTTCGGCACCGAAGCCGTGCGCTATTGCCGATCGAGCGCGGCGTTGGCCTATCAGTCGGACTGGAATGCCTCGATGCAGGCAGAATATAATGCGCCGGTTTCTAGCTATACCGACGGGTATATCCGGACGCTGGTATCCTACACGCCGAAGAACGACTTTGCACCGGGGCCGAGTGGTTTCAGCACCGAAGGCTATGGCCTGATCAACCTGTTTCTGGGCCTCCGCAGCCATGACGGAAAATGGGACATCGGTGCGTACGCCCGCAACCTGACCAACGTCCAGAAGCTGGTGGCACAAGGCGTGTCGGAAATCGCGACGCCGTCGGAAGCCCAGTCGGCCACTGCTCTCGGCGTGGCGAGCAGCACGGGTTATCGCAGTGTCGCCCTGACTCCGCGCCGCGAATTCGGCGCGACGTTCCGCTTCAACTGGTAA
- a CDS encoding MFS transporter, with protein sequence MSETATTAQPNSGPYAWYVVAVLILAYTFSFIDRQILTLMVGPIRATLGISDFQLSLLHGLAFALFYSVLGIPIGMMVDRKKRTTIIAIGIAVWSVMTSLCGVAQNFVHLFVARMGVGVGEAALSPGAYSMISDYFPPHQRPRALSLYTSAAYIGGGIATMAGGALIALMPPLNLPGVGTLQPWQAIFIVVGLPGLLVALLVATVREPRRTGLKVGAHPNFSEVRGHLSTWRGAYGLLIIGYAVSGIMWNGAIAWIPTYFIRHFGWTASQVSLPYGLITIGGGVGGINLGGWIATRLRQHGRLDANIIVGLIAIAVAMPSGIAATFAGTPTLALFLFTMFLFGCAIPWGGAVAALQEVTPNQMRGQVSAIYLFCLSLIGIGIGPTLVAGFTDHLFGNDAALGKSIALTIAIAAPVSALLLSLARKPYCRALGAVSF encoded by the coding sequence ATGTCAGAGACAGCCACGACGGCCCAACCCAATAGCGGTCCATACGCCTGGTATGTCGTTGCCGTCCTGATCCTTGCCTACACATTTTCGTTCATCGACCGCCAGATTCTGACGCTGATGGTCGGGCCGATCCGGGCTACGCTCGGCATCAGCGATTTTCAGCTGAGCCTGCTCCATGGTCTCGCCTTCGCGCTGTTCTACTCGGTTCTCGGCATTCCCATCGGGATGATGGTCGACCGCAAAAAGCGCACCACGATTATCGCTATCGGTATCGCCGTCTGGAGCGTGATGACATCGCTGTGCGGCGTCGCGCAGAATTTCGTCCACCTGTTCGTGGCGCGCATGGGCGTCGGCGTGGGCGAGGCGGCGCTCTCGCCCGGTGCTTATTCGATGATCAGCGACTATTTTCCGCCGCATCAACGGCCGCGAGCGCTGAGCCTGTACACCAGTGCCGCCTATATCGGCGGCGGCATCGCCACGATGGCGGGCGGAGCGCTGATCGCACTGATGCCGCCACTCAATCTGCCTGGGGTCGGAACGTTGCAGCCATGGCAGGCGATATTCATTGTCGTCGGGCTGCCCGGACTGCTCGTGGCCCTACTGGTCGCCACGGTGCGAGAGCCACGGCGAACGGGGCTCAAGGTCGGGGCGCATCCCAATTTCAGCGAGGTCCGCGGGCATCTATCGACATGGCGGGGCGCCTATGGGCTCCTCATCATCGGCTATGCCGTGAGTGGGATCATGTGGAACGGCGCGATCGCGTGGATTCCAACCTATTTCATCCGCCACTTCGGCTGGACAGCGAGCCAGGTCAGCCTGCCCTATGGTCTGATCACGATCGGCGGCGGAGTCGGCGGGATCAATCTCGGCGGCTGGATCGCAACGCGTCTGCGCCAGCACGGCAGGCTCGATGCGAACATCATCGTTGGACTGATCGCGATCGCGGTCGCCATGCCGTCGGGAATTGCGGCGACATTTGCCGGAACACCCACGCTGGCACTCTTCCTGTTCACCATGTTCCTGTTCGGCTGCGCCATCCCCTGGGGCGGCGCGGTGGCGGCGCTCCAGGAAGTCACCCCCAACCAGATGCGCGGACAGGTTTCGGCGATCTACCTGTTCTGCCTCAGCTTGATCGGCATTGGCATCGGACCGACATTGGTAGCAGGCTTTACCGATCACTTGTTCGGCAACGACGCCGCGCTCGGCAAATCGATCGCCCTGACCATCGCGATCGCTGCGCCGGTTTCGGCACTGCTGCTGTCGCTCGCGCGCAAGCCTTATTGCCGTGCACTTGGCGCGGTCTCGTTCTAA
- a CDS encoding enoyl-CoA hydratase: MTETLVRYEDPAPGVARIVLARADKHNAINPKMIFAVNDAFDRALADDSVKVIILAADGRNFSAGHDITETVEMYQADMQERSPRVSGWSGFNEPETHGWYAAEKEGYLESARRWRNISKPTICAVQGKCIAGALIFAWVCDIIIASKNAVFSDPVATFGMPSVEWLGHPWELGPRKAKEFLFTSDSWSADEAHRLGMVNHVVELDDLADFTLAMAQKIATKPSFALKLAKEAVNKTLDIQGQMNAIDAAFYLHHLGHTQNFRLFGWGMDPTNTPALATVPKKPA; encoded by the coding sequence ATGACTGAAACGCTCGTTCGCTACGAAGACCCAGCGCCCGGCGTCGCACGCATCGTGCTCGCCCGCGCCGACAAGCACAATGCGATCAACCCGAAGATGATATTCGCGGTCAACGATGCGTTCGACCGGGCGCTTGCCGATGACAGCGTCAAGGTGATCATCCTGGCCGCCGACGGGCGCAATTTCTCAGCCGGGCATGACATCACCGAGACAGTGGAAATGTACCAGGCCGACATGCAAGAGCGCAGCCCGCGCGTCAGCGGCTGGAGCGGCTTCAATGAGCCCGAAACGCACGGCTGGTATGCCGCCGAAAAAGAGGGCTATCTCGAATCGGCGCGACGCTGGCGCAATATTTCCAAGCCGACGATTTGTGCCGTGCAGGGCAAGTGCATTGCCGGGGCACTGATCTTTGCCTGGGTCTGCGACATCATCATTGCCTCCAAGAATGCGGTCTTTTCCGATCCCGTCGCTACTTTCGGCATGCCAAGCGTCGAATGGCTCGGGCACCCCTGGGAACTCGGGCCTCGTAAAGCCAAGGAATTTCTGTTCACCTCGGACAGCTGGTCAGCCGACGAAGCGCACCGGCTGGGCATGGTCAACCATGTCGTCGAGCTCGACGACCTCGCCGACTTTACACTCGCGATGGCCCAAAAGATCGCGACCAAGCCGAGTTTTGCACTCAAGCTCGCCAAAGAGGCGGTCAACAAGACGCTCGATATCCAGGGGCAGATGAACGCGATCGACGCGGCGTTCTACCTCCATCACCTCGGCCATACCCAGAATTTCCGGCTGTTCGGCTGGGGCATGGACCCGACCAATACCCCCGCGCTCGCCACGGTGCCGAAGAAGCCCGCGTAG
- a CDS encoding glutathione S-transferase family protein codes for MTDKVTIYHVEGRRSQRIIWFCEEAGIPYEVIYKRGDVLGSLNALKKINPDMPVAPTVVFRGEMLVESGGIMEYLITQFRAAGGLVPAITSPDFAKYKMWMHFAEGSAMPHLSNDLGKLARTGGTLQPNILGPVKLVGSMDVILFMEKFISAHPYFGGANFSAADIMYDIVMTIIANLQVDAGVYPNLLKWHERVKARAAYQRAMQVGNPDNVVLKVAIPKVAAVAPAAQTAVAGRYTTAATKIGVLLADPAAKAVIDAQLPEFTKSSSVASGMANGMTLKSLQGFKPDVFTDAVLAALDAAFAKLPVK; via the coding sequence GTGACCGACAAGGTCACGATCTACCATGTCGAGGGGCGACGGTCGCAGCGCATCATCTGGTTCTGCGAAGAGGCAGGCATCCCCTATGAAGTGATTTACAAACGCGGCGATGTGCTTGGATCGCTCAATGCCCTAAAAAAGATCAATCCCGATATGCCAGTTGCGCCGACCGTGGTCTTCCGCGGCGAGATGCTGGTCGAGTCCGGTGGCATCATGGAGTATCTGATCACCCAGTTTCGGGCCGCTGGCGGCCTGGTGCCTGCCATAACCTCTCCCGATTTCGCCAAATACAAGATGTGGATGCATTTTGCAGAAGGGTCGGCGATGCCCCATCTGAGCAACGATCTGGGTAAGCTGGCGCGAACCGGCGGTACGCTTCAGCCCAATATCCTCGGCCCCGTGAAACTGGTGGGATCGATGGACGTCATCCTGTTCATGGAGAAATTCATTAGCGCGCACCCGTATTTTGGCGGCGCCAACTTTTCCGCGGCCGACATCATGTACGACATCGTCATGACCATCATCGCCAATCTGCAGGTGGACGCTGGGGTTTATCCCAATCTGCTGAAATGGCACGAGCGGGTGAAGGCGCGTGCTGCTTATCAGCGCGCGATGCAGGTGGGCAATCCTGATAATGTCGTGCTAAAAGTCGCAATTCCTAAGGTGGCAGCGGTTGCACCAGCCGCACAGACCGCAGTAGCAGGCCGTTATACCACTGCCGCAACGAAAATCGGGGTCTTGCTCGCAGATCCCGCTGCCAAGGCCGTCATCGACGCACAGCTCCCCGAGTTTACCAAGTCCTCGTCGGTCGCATCGGGGATGGCGAACGGCATGACGCTGAAATCTCTTCAGGGATTCAAACCGGACGTCTTTACCGATGCCGTGCTGGCCGCGCTGGATGCCGCGTTCGCAAAGCTCCCCGTCAAATAG
- a CDS encoding Gfo/Idh/MocA family protein: MARLRIGIVGANAERGWARDAHLRAIRAIPDLEIAAVSARTQTIADQAATLFGAASAYDDSHALAHDPQIDIVAVTVKVPEHRAIVMAAIAAGKHVYCEWPLGRDLAETQEMADAARAAGVHVAIGLQGANAWAVRHAAALLGEGVIGRPLSLRVVSPTAGWGAASPANYAYLQDKANGATLSTIAGGHTLAAIEAVIGSYAEVGARASILTDTMTIMGTQESVARTCADHLLVFGQHASGCVSSMEIIGGVTDVPFQFDLRGDKGSVKITGDHPGGYQVAELTVTTSPPAAPQPAPVVAGVRTPSTNVAELWARFANDISTGTRTVPDFDRAVRLTRLLDAIDVSSDQGRVISLEIV; the protein is encoded by the coding sequence ATGGCACGCTTGCGGATCGGTATTGTCGGCGCAAACGCCGAACGCGGCTGGGCGCGTGACGCCCACCTCCGCGCCATCCGGGCCATCCCCGATCTTGAGATCGCTGCCGTTTCGGCGCGGACCCAGACAATTGCCGATCAGGCCGCCACCCTGTTCGGGGCGGCCAGCGCCTATGACGATTCCCACGCGCTCGCGCACGACCCGCAGATCGATATCGTTGCCGTCACCGTCAAGGTGCCCGAGCACCGCGCCATCGTCATGGCCGCCATAGCTGCGGGCAAGCATGTTTATTGCGAATGGCCGCTCGGTCGCGATCTCGCCGAGACGCAGGAGATGGCCGACGCCGCGCGCGCCGCCGGTGTCCATGTCGCCATCGGGTTGCAGGGCGCCAATGCCTGGGCGGTGCGACATGCCGCAGCGCTGCTAGGTGAGGGTGTGATCGGGCGGCCGCTTTCGTTGCGGGTGGTCTCCCCCACTGCCGGATGGGGTGCAGCATCGCCCGCCAACTATGCCTATTTGCAGGACAAGGCGAACGGCGCGACCCTGTCCACGATCGCCGGCGGCCACACGCTCGCCGCGATCGAGGCCGTCATCGGCAGCTATGCCGAAGTCGGTGCGCGCGCGAGCATTCTGACCGACACGATGACGATCATGGGCACCCAGGAGAGCGTGGCCCGCACCTGTGCCGATCATCTGCTCGTCTTCGGCCAGCACGCCAGCGGTTGTGTGTCGTCGATGGAAATCATTGGCGGGGTCACCGATGTGCCCTTCCAGTTTGACCTGCGCGGCGACAAGGGAAGCGTGAAAATTACCGGCGATCATCCCGGCGGTTATCAGGTCGCCGAGCTGACCGTGACGACGTCGCCCCCTGCAGCGCCGCAGCCCGCCCCCGTGGTGGCCGGCGTGCGCACGCCATCGACCAATGTCGCCGAGCTATGGGCCCGATTTGCAAACGATATATCGACCGGCACGCGGACGGTGCCCGATTTCGACCGCGCTGTACGACTGACCCGCCTTCTTGATGCCATTGATGTGTCTTCTGATCAGGGCCGGGTCATCTCACTGGAGATTGTCTGA
- a CDS encoding AMP-binding protein gives MSWTMRKDPSGLSVRSSAAAIARYRAEGHWRDATLVDAAQAAVADAPDRVLLVEGETRLTRAEAWDRALRLAAFFRTRGLKPGDVVSLQLPNWTETAIIALAARMSGLIINPIPPIYRESELGYILGNCRAKMIFVPEVFRKHDHVATIAGLRAALPDLRDVVVVRGDIVQTKGTQDWHTALSHPPIDDADLPIIDPASVMMAMYTSGTTGRPKGVLHTHYSFDNRVRAMGEAWGIGPGDTVFMPSPVTHITGAFWAFDMPWVRGCASVLIDVWNAEDGIRCIVDNRCTVSGGATPFLQQFLDLARDRPDALASLRLFFCGGTTVSPSLIREASDTFPGCLFFRAYGSTEMTCVTLGIQNRSQADMGAETDGLVRYPAEVRLVDADDTPVPAGEEGEILARGPGLFAGYLDPADNDGNFDDDGFFRMGDLGRVVHGDYLVITGRKKDIIIRSGENISPKEVEDVLGTHPAIAEVAIVAMPSAATGEKGCAFIICRPDHAIDLPGIKTFLDSAGLARQKFPEHLVLVDDLPRVPSGKVKKDVLRTRARELSQGPNA, from the coding sequence ATGAGCTGGACCATGCGCAAGGACCCGAGCGGCCTGTCGGTCCGCTCATCGGCAGCGGCAATCGCGCGATACCGCGCCGAAGGACATTGGCGCGACGCAACGCTTGTCGATGCGGCGCAAGCGGCGGTTGCCGACGCCCCCGACCGGGTCCTACTGGTCGAAGGCGAGACGCGGCTGACCCGCGCCGAGGCTTGGGACCGTGCGCTGCGCCTTGCCGCCTTCTTTCGCACGCGCGGGCTGAAACCGGGCGACGTCGTCTCTCTGCAACTGCCCAACTGGACCGAGACTGCGATCATTGCGCTGGCGGCGCGGATGTCGGGGCTTATCATCAACCCGATCCCGCCAATCTATCGAGAAAGCGAGCTTGGCTACATCCTCGGCAATTGCCGCGCGAAGATGATCTTCGTACCGGAAGTTTTCCGCAAGCACGACCATGTGGCGACGATCGCGGGGCTTCGCGCCGCCCTGCCCGATCTGCGCGACGTCGTCGTGGTGCGGGGCGACATCGTGCAGACCAAGGGAACGCAGGACTGGCATACAGCGCTGTCGCACCCGCCAATCGACGACGCCGATCTGCCCATCATTGACCCCGCATCGGTGATGATGGCGATGTACACCTCAGGGACAACGGGCCGACCCAAGGGCGTGCTCCACACCCACTACAGCTTCGATAACCGGGTTCGGGCAATGGGCGAGGCCTGGGGAATCGGTCCCGGCGATACCGTGTTCATGCCGTCGCCCGTCACCCACATCACCGGCGCTTTCTGGGCGTTCGACATGCCCTGGGTGCGCGGTTGCGCGAGCGTCCTGATCGATGTGTGGAACGCCGAAGACGGCATCCGCTGCATTGTCGACAACCGCTGCACGGTCAGCGGCGGCGCGACACCCTTCCTGCAGCAATTCCTCGATCTTGCCCGCGACCGGCCCGACGCACTCGCCTCGCTGCGGCTGTTCTTTTGCGGCGGCACGACAGTATCGCCCAGCCTGATCCGCGAAGCCAGCGACACGTTCCCCGGCTGCCTGTTCTTTCGCGCCTATGGATCGACCGAAATGACGTGCGTGACGCTCGGCATCCAGAACCGGTCGCAGGCCGACATGGGGGCCGAAACCGATGGGCTTGTCCGTTACCCGGCCGAAGTCAGGCTCGTCGATGCCGATGACACCCCGGTGCCTGCGGGGGAAGAAGGCGAAATCCTTGCGCGTGGTCCGGGGTTGTTCGCGGGCTATCTCGATCCCGCCGACAACGACGGCAATTTCGACGACGACGGGTTCTTCCGGATGGGCGACCTTGGGCGCGTGGTCCACGGCGACTACCTTGTCATTACCGGGCGCAAAAAGGACATCATCATCCGCTCGGGCGAAAACATCAGCCCGAAGGAAGTCGAGGACGTGCTCGGCACGCATCCGGCTATAGCAGAAGTGGCGATTGTCGCCATGCCGAGTGCAGCGACGGGCGAAAAGGGTTGCGCCTTCATTATCTGTCGCCCCGACCACGCGATCGACCTGCCCGGCATCAAGACTTTCCTCGACAGCGCGGGGCTTGCCCGCCAGAAATTCCCCGAACATCTGGTGCTCGTCGACGACCTGCCCCGCGTTCCTTCGGGCAAGGTCAAAAAGGACGTTTTACGAACCCGCGCCCGCGAACTCTCTCAAGGACCGAATGCATGA
- a CDS encoding TetR/AcrR family transcriptional regulator — protein MRRKVVAGYARGDETRARILTVAINLFGTKGFDSVTTRDIAAAAHVPPASLRYYFQNKQGLYIACLEHIQALTFKRMEPALQQAESRLEGDRVDVEHLIDSFCALQEALIDTLMGGADEGVAALFMIRHDLPSEGGAGSLAGDGTAARRMMACFTKMMMQISGNTLDARSALIVAGLANGQLTNLYVRRARLRDIGWDMTPENLLWLKRTMRIHSTAILHAYAVGSSAPA, from the coding sequence ATGCGCCGCAAAGTAGTAGCTGGTTATGCACGGGGAGACGAGACGCGCGCACGCATATTGACCGTCGCCATAAATCTGTTCGGGACCAAGGGTTTCGATAGCGTCACAACGCGCGACATTGCCGCTGCGGCCCACGTACCTCCGGCATCGCTTCGTTATTATTTCCAGAACAAGCAAGGCCTGTACATCGCCTGTCTCGAACATATCCAAGCGCTCACTTTCAAGCGGATGGAACCCGCCCTTCAGCAGGCTGAATCGAGGCTCGAGGGCGACCGTGTCGATGTCGAACACCTGATCGATAGCTTCTGTGCTCTACAGGAGGCGCTCATCGATACTCTGATGGGCGGTGCAGACGAGGGTGTGGCGGCACTGTTCATGATCCGGCACGACCTTCCGTCCGAAGGCGGGGCCGGCAGCCTCGCAGGAGACGGAACGGCGGCGCGTCGAATGATGGCATGCTTCACAAAAATGATGATGCAGATCAGCGGGAACACGCTCGATGCGCGGTCGGCCCTGATCGTTGCGGGTCTCGCGAACGGACAACTTACCAATCTTTATGTCAGGCGGGCTCGGCTAAGGGACATCGGCTGGGACATGACGCCGGAAAATCTGCTGTGGTTGAAGCGCACGATGCGGATTCACAGCACCGCAATCCTGCACGCCTATGCGGTCGGATCAAGCGCCCCGGCCTAG